A single genomic interval of Pyrus communis chromosome 5, drPyrComm1.1, whole genome shotgun sequence harbors:
- the LOC137735058 gene encoding uncharacterized protein, which translates to MQNSNQDSQDQRSNSGMEDSTAMTIEFLRARLLSERSVARSARQRVDELEKMVEEMEEQLKIVSLQRKMAEKTTADVLAILENQGGSDISEEFDSSSDQETHQESKVGNNLTNEEESFVISKARRNEQEELSGSDADSCLIPGRSLSWKGRIESPRSREKYKDLSTRRRSFSSMGSSSPRHHLGKSCRQIKHKETRSDKFDSQENGVSASSEGLSNGLYSGHEKVRGSSEFREGNDALSGTIENQRNRDLDFSGHGRDKDMEKALEHQAQLICQNEEMEKAQREWEEKFRENNTSTPDSCDPGNHSDITEERDEIKAQKPSPSRVAAAQAQESKSAAKIQSNGFLPASHIDTGGLQDKLNRSSAASSQVQEFAFPTANGKQNQKSPENYARHTSHGSDPDLLLHQLAHKHTSDASSSDAGNGFHKGNASGSRNDLYALVPHDSQDKLGGVLDALQQARLSLQQTMTRLPLVNDTSPQKSIESPIPAAKTVDRVETPVGFAGLFRLPTDFAVEEAATHNSYFGSSSLPSATHFPQIRVSATPDLFVTNPYVETRPTFSTNTDDRFVTSQYIEPRPTLSTNAADRFTTSHIEPGPTFSNNAADRFVTSQYIEPRPTFSTSVGDRFAINPYVETRSNFPANAADLFPSTPYTDTRSKFPAENRFLSGRYAESGSRVSPPLPHLDPYFDTGLPSSRFTNPPYPNYPSVPDPTPWITSGETLTRALPRRPFGAPTDGYSFYEHILPSMYR; encoded by the exons ATGCAAAATTCTAATCAGGACTCGCAAGATCAGAG GAGTAATTCCGGCATGGAGGATTCCACTGCAATGACTATTGAGTTTCTTCGGGCACGGTTGCTGTCCGAGAGGTCTGTTGCAAGAAGTGCAAGACAGAGAGTTGATGAGCTGGAAAAAATG gTAGAAGAAATGGAGGAACAACTTAAGATTGTATCTCTTCAAAGAAAAATGGCTGAGAAAACCACAGCAGATGTTCTTGCCATTTTGGAGAACCAAGGGGGAAGTGACATTTCCGAGGAATTTGATTCCAGCTCTGATCAGGAAACACACCAGGAATCCAAAGTGGGTAATAACTtgacaaatgaagaagaaagctTTGTAATTTCGAAGGCGAGAAGAAATGAACAGGAGGAACTTTCGGGTTCTGATGCTGATTCTTGTCTAATACCTGGTAGAAGCTTGTCTTGGAAAGGGCGCATTGAATCTCCACGTTCACGGGAAAAATATAAAGATCTATCCACAAGAAGACGTAGCTTTTCATCCATGGGTTCTAGTTCTCCAAGACATCACCTTGGAAAATCCTGCCGCCAGATAAAACACAAGGAAACAAG aTCAGACAAGTTTGATTCTCAAGAAAATGGTGTTTCTGCTTCTTCAGAAGGGCTTTCAAATGGCCTATACAGTGGGCATGAGAAAGTGAGAGGAAGTTCTGAATTCCGAGAAGGGAATGATGCACTCTCAGGGACCatagaaaatcaaagaaataggGACCTGGATTTCAGCGGGCATGGAAGAGACAAAGATATGGAAAAAGCACTAGAACATCAGGCGCAACTTATTTGTCAAAATGAAGAGATGGAGAAGGCTCAAAGAGAATGGGAAGAGAAGTTTAGAGAAAATAACACCAGTACACCG GATTCGTGCGACCCTGGGAACCATTCAGATATCACCGAGGAAAGAGATGAGATAAAGGCACAAAAGCCATCTCCTTCAAGGGTGGCTGCTGCCCAAGCTCAAGAGTCAAAGTCAGCGGCCAAAATTCAATCAAATGGTTTTCTACCAGCTTCACATATAGATACGGGAGGGTTGCAGGATAAGCTGAATAGAAGCTCTGCTGCTTCCTCACAGGTTCAAGAATTTGCATTCCCTACTGCAAATGGAAAGCAAAATCAAAAGAGCCCCGAAAATTATGCTCGGCACACTTCACATGGCTCCGACCCTGACCTACTTCTGCATCAGTTAGCCCACAAACATACATCAGATGCCTCTTCTTCTGATGCAGGCAATGGTTTTCATAAAGGAAATGCTTCAGGGAGCAGAAACGACCTATATGCATTGGTCCCTCATGACTCGCAGGATAAGTTAGGTGGTGTGCTGGATGCACTTCAACAAGCAAGGCTATCACTACAACAGACAATGACTAGATTGCCGCTAGTAAATGATACATCTCCACAGAAGTCCATAGAATCACCTATTCCCGCTGCAAAAACTGTAGACAGAGTAGAGACTCCTGTTGGGTTTGCTGGGCTTTTCAGACTACCAACTGATTTTGCAGTTGAAGAAGCTGCGACTCACAATAGCTACTTTGGTTCTTCTAGCTTACCGTCTGCAACGCATTTTCCTCAAATTAGGGTTTCTGCAACTCCTGATCTCTTTGTCACGAACCCTTATGTTGAAACTAGACCAACCTTCTCTACCAACACTGATGATCGATTCGTCACCAGTCAATACATCGAGCCCAGGCCTACCCTTTCAACTAATGCTGCTGATCGATTCACCACCAGTCACATTGAGCCCGGGCCAACCTTTTCAAATAATGCTGCTGATCGATTCGTCACCAGTCAATACATTGAGCCCAGACCAACTTTTTCTACTAGTGTTGGTGATCGGTTTGCCATCAATCCTTATGTTGAGACCAGATCAAATTTTCCTGCTAATGCTGCCGATCTATTTCCCAGTACCCCTTACACCGATACTAGATCAAAATTTCCAGCTGAAAACAGATTTCTGAGTGGGCGTTATGCAGAATCTGGGTCAAGAGTTTCTCCTCCGCTGCCACATCTTGATCCTTACTTTGATACGGGTCTTCCCTCGTCGAGATTTACCAATCCTCCCTATCCCAACTATCCCTCTGTTCCAGACCCGACGCCCTGGATAACCTCGGGTGAAACATTAACGAGAGCCCTACCAAGAAGGCCATTTGGGGCACCAACAGATGGTTATTCGTTCTACGAACACATTCTACCCAGTATGTACAGGTAG